A window from Sceloporus undulatus isolate JIND9_A2432 ecotype Alabama chromosome 8, SceUnd_v1.1, whole genome shotgun sequence encodes these proteins:
- the B9D1 gene encoding B9 domain-containing protein 1 isoform X2, whose product MAASASPTVFLLMVNGQIEGAQFPEFDDLYCKYCFVYGCDWAPTSGLEEGISQITSKNRDGPQDLVWNFPIEITFKSTNPFGWPQIVVSVYGPDLFGNDVVRGYGAVHIPFTPGRHKRTIPMFVPESTSKLQKFTSDQGPFTRFRHPLLQRGDQGHEEAGLRRQSRDHVQPIADVGTRRAS is encoded by the exons ATGGCGGCGTCCGCCAGCCCCACCGTCTTCCTGCTGATGGTCAACGGGCAGATCGAGGGCGCCCAG TTCCCGGAGTTTGACGACCTTTACTGCAAGTACTGCTTTGTCTACGGCTGCGACTGGGCTCCCACTTCG GGTTTGGAAGAAGGGATCTCGCAGATCACCTCGAAGAACAGAGACGGCCCCCAAGACCTAGTCTGGAATTTCCCCATCGAGATCACCTTCAAAAGCACCAACCCCTTCGGCT GGCCACAGATAGTCGTCAGCGTGTATGGCCCTGACCTCTTTGGGAACGACGTGGTCCGCGGATACGGAGCCGTCCACATTCCCTTTACTCCAGGGAG GCACAAGAGGACCATCCCCATGTTCGTCCCAGAATCGACGTCCAAGCTGCAAAAGTTCACCAG TGACCAGGGTCCGTTCACAAGGTTTCGTCACCCTCTCCTTCAACGTGGTGACCAAGGACATGAAGAAGCTGGGCTACGACGTCAGTCCCGGGATCACGTCCAACCCATCGCTGATGTCGGTACCCGAAGGGCTTCATAA
- the B9D1 gene encoding B9 domain-containing protein 1 isoform X1 — protein MAASASPTVFLLMVNGQIEGAQFPEFDDLYCKYCFVYGCDWAPTSGLEEGISQITSKNRDGPQDLVWNFPIEITFKSTNPFGWPQIVVSVYGPDLFGNDVVRGYGAVHIPFTPGRHKRTIPMFVPESTSKLQKFTSWLTGRRPEFTDPKVVAQGEGREVTRVRSQGFVTLSFNVVTKDMKKLGYDVSPGITSNPSLMSVPEGLHKY, from the exons ATGGCGGCGTCCGCCAGCCCCACCGTCTTCCTGCTGATGGTCAACGGGCAGATCGAGGGCGCCCAG TTCCCGGAGTTTGACGACCTTTACTGCAAGTACTGCTTTGTCTACGGCTGCGACTGGGCTCCCACTTCG GGTTTGGAAGAAGGGATCTCGCAGATCACCTCGAAGAACAGAGACGGCCCCCAAGACCTAGTCTGGAATTTCCCCATCGAGATCACCTTCAAAAGCACCAACCCCTTCGGCT GGCCACAGATAGTCGTCAGCGTGTATGGCCCTGACCTCTTTGGGAACGACGTGGTCCGCGGATACGGAGCCGTCCACATTCCCTTTACTCCAGGGAG GCACAAGAGGACCATCCCCATGTTCGTCCCAGAATCGACGTCCAAGCTGCAAAAGTTCACCAG CTGGCTCACAGGAAGGCGTCCGGAGTTCACCGATCCCAAGGTGGTCGCGCAAGGAGAGGGCCGTGAAG TGACCAGGGTCCGTTCACAAGGTTTCGTCACCCTCTCCTTCAACGTGGTGACCAAGGACATGAAGAAGCTGGGCTACGACGTCAGTCCCGGGATCACGTCCAACCCATCGCTGATGTCGGTACCCGAAGGGCTTCATAAATATTAA